From the Macaca nemestrina isolate mMacNem1 chromosome 2, mMacNem.hap1, whole genome shotgun sequence genome, the window CACTATCTTCTGGCCTGCAATGACCAATCCTATTTGAGACAAAAGCTCTCAGGCTAGTGAGCTGTCAAATCGCTCTTTTTCTTCCACCTTCCCAGGATCATTGGTTTGCACCAAGGGTCCCCCATGGTACTGGGCTGTGATTGCCGCATAGGTGCAGCCATAGATGGCAGCTGCCAACATCATGAGACACACAATCCCACACACAACCCCAGTGATGATGACGGTGGCAATAGCATGACGCAGGTTGGCAGGCCTTGGCTTGGGTTTGAGCTCGCACTCCAAGAGGTCTCGCTCCCCCGAGTTGTGGTTCTCAGAAGGCCTCAGGACCACACCGTGGGTAGAGCCGGGCCGCTGAGGCTGCGAGGACTCTGGATCAGGAGCAGCAAGAGGGCAGGGCTGGTACAGCTCATGAGGAATCCTAAGGAGGTCCTTTCCCTTCCAGGTGTCTGGTGATCCACAGATGACACCGTCTGTTATTCCCcctttaaaagacaaaagcaaaggACAATAACAGAGCCTTGATACAACAGAGTTCCAGAATCCTCTGCCTGCAAAAACTTAGGCAGATGGAATTTATGaagtaccatttttttttaatcctggaGTCAAAGAATGTAACAAccatattttatgattttaagatTCCTAAATTGGCTAAATACTAAAAATGCCACACACTAAATTGGCAATTACTTATGACCAAGAATTCATTAGAAGCCCAGTAACCTTCATGTTCTGCAAATGCTCAGAGAAAACAATGCAAAAGCGGACAAGAAGGCACGCTGGGGGCCAATGGTGAGCACGGCTGCCCACTGCATTCCTGCCACTCATGGCCCCAGTGAGCCCCACAGACAAGAAATCTTTCGTGTACCAGATTCCTATTGGAAatctaaggaaaaaataaaataaatgtgcgTTGTTGTGCTGTTATGTGTTCATTACAAAGATCCTGTGTGTCTCAACACTGTTCAGTGATGCCAAATGGAGAGATGGAGTGGTCTTGGAGTGATCTGTGGATTTGACAATACTGGAAATTTAGTTCCTGGAATTAGGGATCATGAATGTGTCTCCTCAGGCCTCAGAACATTTACGGCTTTGAGTACTGAACTTTCTAATGGGTTATTAAACCCAGTTTCCCTTCCCTgcaaggtgatggatatcctcaGGTGTGTAGACTGCTGTTGGTCACGGGGAATTTGGGTGGTCAGTCATTCTTTCCTAGAAAGAGCACTGAGGTAGCAGACTGAAGTCTAGTCTAGTGTGACCACTGATTTTCTCTTTGGCTTTGGGAAAATGCACTTTGCTGACTAAATTTTCTGCCATGAAAGCATCCTATTTGTATCCAACTTGATGGTTTACAAAGCACTGTTAGATAAGTCCTAATACTCCACTCTTGTAGGTAACTCTTGTCCGGACTCACAGAATTCGTGAGTGGAGGAAACAACATCCAAACCCAATTCTCCATCCTCCGTCCAAGTTTTTTCCACTGCACTCACTGCCTCGCCACTTCCTCCTCTCAGGAGCATTGTGAGGTCAGAGGAGTGGGCAGGATGGCCCTCGGCACTGTCTTCTAGGAAGCCTTTGAGTGGACAGAACTGCCACATGACCTGTGCCTTGGCCCTTTCAGGCTGCCATAAGCACCTCCCCTAGGCCAGCTGAGAAGATTGGCACTGCTGTTAGCAAAGTTAGATTGGAGGAGATTCTTAGTACACACAGTAAGTGAAATATGAAATTATACCAGAAAGACATATGCAGAGGGCATCACTTCAACATTATTAGCACCCTCCATTGCGTGGCACTTCAGAGTTCTAGGAATGCTTTCACATTTATTCTCTCTAAGCCTACAAGATAAGTCCTAAGTGGCCCTGTAAGTACATAGGGCCTATCTTGCAGTGCAAGGATTATCAGGTGGCCCCAACACACCAGGGTAAGCGGCAGTGGCAAAATTCAACCCATGTCCTTTTTGCTGCCACTGCTTAAAACTGAATCACCTACCACCAGAGTCTCTTGGATTCCTCCTGGCTTTTCTAGCAATCCTCTGAGGAAACAGTCCCCACCTTAAAGCAGAAAGATAAAgggaatttcttccttttttgagcCACTGATTTTCATGAGGCCAGAGGTTCAGAGCAGCTGCTCCAGATGAGTCCAAAGTGCCATTGAGATTAAGGATTCTTACCTCATGGACCATTTCATTCCTCTGCACCTGACCATAAGAGCCTCTTCCAGGAAGTTGGTTGCAAGACAAAAAGGtcagagagacagaaatgaaGTGATGGGGCATTGAGAAGTAGTCATGATATTTCATCCAGCCAGAGAGCATGGAGACTTCTACAAGGGGAAGCAAGGCCACCTGCCAGGGGGATGGACAGGTTCATCAGCTGACTTCCACCTTGACTAGGGTGGTTTACCCAATCACCCCAGACTTAAGAACTGCTTCTCTCCAGTTCCAGACTTTCTGCCAttcagtattagggtgggagccACAGCCTCTGGACCCAGAGCCAAGGAAATACCCAGACTAGAGCCTGGGACATAGCTGGAAGGCAGGGGCTATGGCTGCCAAATGCTCTATGGTCTCCTGTGCAGGTGATCCTCAGCCAGGATGCAACTCCCACTCTCCACCATTTCATGGGCCGTGACCCCCTAGCCAAATCTGCTGATTATAGCCGGAGGGTCCCACATCCTTCTAGATTCATGTAACTGACAATGCAGGAAGCTCCAGCTTGCCAAGTGCTCATTGTTCTCTATCTGATCACTAGTAGCTCTTCACCTCTGTCTTGGGAGAAACTAGATTCAAATCTTGAGTCTGAACATTACTTAGCTGTGCAGCCCTGAAAAACTTCCTTGACCACGTTGTGCCTCTGCTTGCTCATCTGGAGAGTGGGAGACGAGGATAATTAAAATTCACTTCCCAAGATTGCTCTGAGGACTCAGTTGGATAAAATATGTCAAGTATTTAGCATAATACCTAGCTCAGAGTAAATGTTTAATGAAGTGAAGATGACTTGTTTACTAGTAAATAGAGAGGAATAGTAATCATACAATCTGTGTGCATATTTCTGTGGAAGAGATATTATTATGTATTCACCAAAGCACATCTTTTTGCTCTTAGGCCAGCAGAAAGACTAAATTTTCCCACTTTTTGTGGTCCATTTGGGGCCATGTGATTGAATTCTGGACAATGGAACCAATTAATGCCACCTCCAGGCCATAAAACCCCAGTGTAATCCGCCATGCATTTTGTTGCCACTTGGGGATGACCTTAGAGGCCACGTGATAAAGTTGGTGGCATCACAAGCTGGAGGGGGCTTATGTCCCTAAATGGCTGCATGGAATGCAGACCCTGCCCCCATTTCCCTTGAACTATGACATGAATGAGCAACAGATTTTATTGCACATATAACTAAAGTCTGGGCTAGTCTGTTATGTCAATTAGCCTGCCCTTTCTAATACCTGTAgtgtttgcatttgtttatatatcttttttaaaaagaagatcttGACTAATATCTGTTTCCTTATTTTGCCTGTATTCAATATATGTATAATCCGACTGCCTCCCGTGTTTGGCACGTATTTGGATTTTTCCTAGTTATGTTGGGACATCCAGGTCTTATTACCCCAAATCAATTTTTGCCTCTCTCCGAAGAAAAGCTGTGATCTGTGCTCATGCAGCTCTGTTGGGAGGGAGTGTTGAACTGCATCACAGAATCTGAGGACCGGAGTGGGCCGTAGGAACTCCCTGGCTTAAAACTATCAGTTTCCCTCTGGTGACACTGAGTGCTAGTGAAGTTGTCCTGATTTTCCCAAAGACCACCAGCAAGTTTGTGGCAGAGTAGGGCAGAATGCATCCCATCCCAGGTTGCTTCCAGTGCCCTAGTCCTgggaactgttttttttttaatcaagaaatgTTCTTTTATTGAAAACTGTCTTTCTGTATTGGGCTGGCCTGTGCTTACGATTTGATCCAGAATACAATAGTTCAAGCCACTTTACCTGTAGATGTAAACAATTTATTTGCAACCTCTAATAAGAAAGATGTTGCCATAGTATGTGGCTGCTGTTGCTGGTTGGCTTGAATGCCGACTGGTTATTGATTATGTAGTTTGCTGTTACATTGTTGAGAAGGATTTATTCAATATCATAAGTTTGAACCCATGTTGTATTCACCCTAACCTCATTCCTGCTGAGAACCGCTGCAACCATGCAGACACTGTTGATTCCCTAATTCATGTCTGTAGCTCCAACATCTTCCTGAGCTTCAGGCTTAAATATACAACCTCCAACTCAACCATTCCCCATGGATCTGTACAGGACATCTCAAACTTGACATGCCCCAAGCTGAAGTCCTAGTTGACCACCTCCCCAACACACTCACTCGCTCCCCCCAGTCTCCTCTTTGCCCCTTGTCAGCTGAAGGCATCACCATTTACCTGGTTATCACTGCAGGACAAATCAAAATAGACGTTCCCATAATTATGGTCTTCTCTTAATCACCCACTCCAACCCATTAGCAATGTCTGTCAGTTCAGTATTCCAAGTATCTCCCAGCATTGATCAGGTCTCGCCACCCTGGTTTGGGCCACCATCATCTTCGCTGGCTGACTGAAATCACCTTCTCCCTCATCTCCCTGGTTCTTCTTCTGCAGCCTTTGGTCAGTTCCCCCAAGAGTCTACAGAGTGACCTTTTACATTGTAATCAGATCATATTGTTCCCTTGACTAAAACTGAAGAGTTTTCCATCTCACTTAAAGTCCAGGCATCTTGGACTTCTCTGCACACTTCTGCATGATCTGGCCCCCAAGTACTGGTGTTGTCTTGTCTGTGTCCACTCACTCCCTTCCTCTGCACTAGCCGCTGTCTTGTCTCTCTTTTTGTCCCGCAGCCAAGCCAAGTTTTCCCCCTCATCAAGCCCTTTGTGCTCACTATTCCTTCCCCCAATTATCTCATGGCTCATTCCTCCGCAGTCTTTGGGCTCTGCTCAGCCATGTCACCTCCTTGGAGACATCTTCCCATCCATCCTATCAAAAATGAGACCCCCATTCTATCactctccccttcccctgcctCATTGTTTCTTAGCACTAATTACTATTCTAAACATGTATCTTTATTTATCATCTTATTTAACATCTGTTTCTACTACCAGAATGAAATCTCTATGAGGTTAGGTACTGCCATCTTTTCAGTGGCTGACATACAAAAGGCACTCAAATATAGGAATGAATGAATCATGCTGAGAGCTAGAAGGAGAGAAGCACTGTGAAGTGGAGGAAAGAATGTCGGGTCAAGACCCAAAGGCCATGCATTCTGTTCTCACCTGGGCTTCtgctctgtgatcttgggcaggtCACTGAACCTCTCTGGGACTCTTGCCTATTGACAACgagggttggcaaacttttctgtaaagagccagatagacAACACAGCCCCTGTCACAACTACTCTGCTTTTATAGTGCAAAGCAACCGCTCATTCAGTATAtaatgaatgggcatggctgtgttccaataaaactttatttacagaaacaggaGATGGACTGTGGCCCTGGGGCTGTAGTTTGCTAACCCTGGGTGGTTTCCAGAGCCCCTCATCTTTAATAGTCTGAGATCTCTTGCTTTGCTCTTGTCATCGAGTTAAAGAAATTGTGAGTAACTTTAGAGAGAGGCCCTGTTGCACCCAATTTCAGTGACAGTGGTGTTTGCTAAAGCAGAAAGGATAATTTTAGAGAATTACAGTTGTCAAATGGGTAGaagcagacaaagagagaaaagtaTCCCAGAGAGAGATAACCATACCCATAATTGGAACACACTTGAAAATAAGAGTTTCGTGCTATTTGGGGTTGAGCAGTTATTCAGGTGGTGATTGAATGTCCTCCTTCTTAACAGCATACTCCCAGATAAGTAACTTCATGTTGTATTAATTAAACAAGTGAAAGTTATCTCCATGTAACATATTTGTAGATTAATTTAGATCCTGAATTTAAACACCTTCTAATGACTCACTTGACTCTTTTGCCATACCGTGAAATGGCACCGATGTGTAAAAGCTCAAATCCATCCCTTACACACTCCTCCACATTCTTTCTAATGCAGAGAACAGATGAGATTCATCCTAGGCTGGTAACACACAGATGGGGGGGTTCCAAATAGACATGACTCACCTTTATAGATAAATTTCTCCAACCAGAGTTTAAGGCCAAGCAAGTGGCAATTGCATTTCCAGAGGTTGTCCTTGAGAAATAAAAGCCTCACACTGGGCATGGATTCTAGGAGCGCTCGATCAAGCTGCTGAAGCTGGTTTTGTTGAACCGCAAGTATAGTTAGGTTCTCCCAAGTCTCTCCCAGGGATGTGGGAAGGTGGCTTATGTTGTTTGATGACAAATCAAGCTCCCTCAGCTGAGGGAGGGAATGGAAAAGTCTGCTTTCCAGGGAAAGGAGTGAATTCTGGGTTAGGTTTAAAACCTGCAAGTGCTGAAGCCCATGGAAAGCTCCAGGGGCCAGATCTGAAAGGGAATTGTTGGACAAGTTTAAGGCCGTGAGCCATGGCACTGACGTAAATGCAAAAGCAGGAAGATGGTGTATCTGATTATCTTGTAAATGCAGTGTTCGAGTCTGAGGAGGTAAATGGGAAGGAATTTCAGCCAGACCCTGCTGGCTGCAGTCTACAAAATTTGTAGATGAGTGACATCGGCACTTGTCTGGGCAGCCATATACCACCTGGAGCAGGACAATCACACTGGAAAACAGGAGCAGTTCACCtacaacaaacagaaagaaattggGATAGGAACCAGTTTGGGAGGTGTGGTATCAGCACTTTTTCCCCTTTGAATTTACAGGTAATGTGCTTTCCAGCCAGGTAAGACCTTCTACAATCTGGAAGAGAGGTTCTGTCACTCATCATCTTTAGTAGAGCCGGGCTGGACAGAGTACATCCCCAGTGTCAGTAACTACTGCAATCTTTGTGCCAACTATTGTTGGAAGCCTTGAGAAAAGTACTCAGTGTCTTCTGATTCAGAAGATGGAAGACTTAGTGATATCAAATAGaagagtgaaaaaaatatttgggggATATATGCCCTTTGTAGGCCACAGCAGAATTATGTGGGGCCAGATGTGTAAAAGAGTGATAGAGGATTTCAGATATCCTCATTTCTGTAAAGTATGCAGCAGAACAGTGCTGTCTAATACAACGTTCTGTGATGATAGAAGTGTCCTGCATCTGCTGTCCAGTATGGGAGCCAATAGCCATGTGTCGCTATCGAGCTCttgagatggcactactgcaacCAAGGGactgaatttttatttgcatttcattttaactattttaaacaaaaatagccacatgtggctaatggtTACTGTATTGGATAAGGCAGATCTAAAACACTGCTACATATTGATATCCATTTTTGCCGTTGTAATTCCATGAACAAGGATAGTGTCTGCTGCTTTTTTATtcaagattataaaaatatagaaaaatattatttttatattattttataaaaatattattaagaataatataatgaatacCCCTTTTCTGTAACAGTTCTGCAAGTCATTCATGGGTTATCATACTTCCttgattctttttccttttaactcAAAAGAGCAATGCATGACTTACGCAGTTGAACTTACTTTGATTCATGCCTAATTTCTATTTTCCAGCATAAGCCCCTTTCCTCACACCATTACTGATGTATCTCTCCAGACAGTTTAAAAACAATCGTTAGTAATGACAAAAATAGCAAATAACCATATAGCATACAACTaccattctaagtgctttataaatatgtatattaattaaTCCTCATAACCTTGTAAATATGGTTCCATTATTACCCCCTTTTGAAAGATGAGGAAGCTAGGCACAGAAAAGCTGAAtcacttgcccaagttcacatggAGAATAAGTATTATAGCAGAGCTGTGATAAGGACCAGGGCTGTCTTCCTCCCTCCAGAGTCTGTCAGAGTTCTTATCTGCTGTGCTCTGCTGCCtgtcaaatacacacacacgcacacgcacacacacacacaaacacacacactgttttgcataacactttttaaaaatccaaataaatgtaATCATCAACATGTCTCAGTCTGCAATTTGCTCTGTTCACTCAAAACTGATCTATCCACATTGATACGTGGAAAgctaattcattcatttcaactGCTGTAGCATATTCCATGGTGAGACCATGCCACATTTAGTATTAATATTTACCCCCACTCTTATGAGGGGTAGTTGAGCTGTTgcagtttttttcttcattctaaatGATGCTGTAAAATAGCATCCTTGTTCAGACTGCCATGGCTGTGCAGGAACTGGGAGAGGGTCTCTGGAATCCAAAGAAGTCTTCTTACAGGGCTCAGAGAGGAGGTTAAGTTCACATTTTCTTAGATACTGCTCTGTCATTCACCAAAGTAGCTATAACACTCCCTTCTGGTTTTTTCCTGAGACTTGAATTTCAAAATATGGGAAACATCTGTCAAGGGCATTTTATTATAAAGCGGTAGAGGAATTCGTTAGGCCACACAATAATATTCAAAACTCAAAATAGTTATCTACTCATAGTTGAAGCTCTTGAAAGGGGCTTTGTTTGCtcgcttgcttgcttgctttggGCCTCAACTAGGGAAACACAGTGTGGCTGTCATGCACTTGAgccttttcccctttcttccttaAATTCTCTAGTGAGGCTAACAGTGCTCTAGGGCAATAGGGAATATGTTTAGAGAGCCTTCTGAAAGAGATTCTTCTCAGTTTAATTTAGTTCAAGGGATGCAGAACATCACAGtccccttcccctttccagaATATCAAAGAGCAAAACCACTGTTTTCCTTTCTATAATTTTGCAAATAATCTAAATGACTCCTTTGAAAGCCAAAACGTCTTCCCCTCAGTAATGAACGGACACCCCTCACTTTTAGCTGCGGGGCTCAGGTATTAATTAGTTGCAGGAAATTAATTCTTAAACCAGAGAATATGTTTGCAGCAGAATCCACTAATCTATTAATGAAAGGCTTGCCTCTCTGAGATTGTAGCcaatttgttcattctttctttggTTCCACTCTTCCCCTCAAAGGAATAATATATGAACTCCAACTCCAAGCACCATGTTTTCTATGAAATGGCCCGTGACATGCCAACTGCATATTCATGTCATGGCTGCATACATTTCTTTCCACCCTCTTCCTCTGCACCCAACATGCACAAACATAAATCCTCCCATGCAGAGACATTTTTCATATCTGTCCAGTCTTTTAAGACAGACGACTTGAAAATAGATTTCCCATAGATACCTTTGTGAGGGGATCCCGTCTTTCTCCCAGACAAGAACTTTTCCAATGGGAATTGATCAGGGCTCACCTTTCATGACTGAGTCTTCTCGGGCGTCCTTGCTGACCTCGTAGACCCCTTAATTAATGTGCAGAGCAACACACGAAGGGCATGGCAGACTGGGAGCCCAGCTTTACATTCAGTCTTTCTGAACCCTGCCCTTGCTTTCCTTCAATGCAGAAAACAGTTGTTGCTTTCAAAAGCCCACTTATTTAAGCAGCCCTTCCCCTTGTCTCCATCTGGCTGGGATCAGTTTCCATAAGAGGATCTTGGGATCATGCCCctcttctttcttaaaatgttggCCTCCCGAGGATCATCCCTGCCTTTCCCATTCAGATGATGAGCCGCATAAAGAATGTTTGTCAAACCTTGGTGAACAGCTGTAGCATTCAAACATGACCCCAATGGCTCGGCCTTTTTGATTATTTAATCTGCTTGAAGTACAGGGCACCAAAATAAAACTGCCTTCTTAATCCGGCCGTGGCTTCTGAATTCTGTTGACTTATTAACCATGCTGGGTCACCCCTCATTGGGTTGGGGGATGCCGGACGGGACCCTCGACCTGGGGGTCAAGGAGCAGAGCCCGCAGAGTGTGTAATATGAGGACAAATTGGCCTGCTGGAGGCTGACACGGTTTGCACAGTGCACTTCTTTGGTCATCGAAGGCTTATTCAGCCAACATCTGTGGGGATTAGCTGTGTTGACAGGGTCTTGATGCCCTGA encodes:
- the LOC105480595 gene encoding leucine-rich repeat and transmembrane domain-containing protein 1 produces the protein FVVGELLLFSSVIVLLQVVYGCPDKCRCHSSTNFVDCSQQGLAEIPSHLPPQTRTLHLQDNQIHHLPAFAFTSVPWLTALNLSNNSLSDLAPGAFHGLQHLQVLNLTQNSLLSLESRLFHSLPQLRELDLSSNNISHLPTSLGETWENLTILAVQQNQLQQLDRALLESMPSVRLLFLKDNLWKCNCHLLGLKLWLEKFIYKGGITDGVICGSPDTWKGKDLLRIPHELYQPCPLAAPDPESSQPQRPGSTHGVVLRPSENHNSGERDLLECELKPKPRPANLRHAIATVIITGVVCGIVCLMMLAAAIYGCTYAAITAQYHGGPLVQTNDPGKVEEKERFDSSLA